The Peribacillus simplex genome contains a region encoding:
- the sspI gene encoding small acid-soluble spore protein SspI, with translation MNLNLRNAIIQNVSGNSQEQLEDTIVDAIQNGEEKMLPGLGVLFEVIWQNSSEQEKQEMITALESGLKK, from the coding sequence ATGAATTTAAACTTACGTAATGCGATCATCCAGAATGTATCTGGAAATTCGCAAGAGCAGCTGGAAGACACGATTGTCGATGCCATACAAAATGGCGAGGAAAAAATGCTTCCTGGATTGGGAGTATTATTCGAGGTCATCTGGCAAAATTCATCTGAGCAGGAAAAACAGGAAATGATCACTGCCCTAGAATCAGGATTAAAAAAATAA
- a CDS encoding L-lactate permease, producing MTWTQNFTPITDNLVLSSLAALIPILYFFWALTIKRLKGYIAGITTLLVALAVAVLIYGMPAGKAVMSASQGAVYGLLPIGWIIITSVFLYKMTVKSGQFNIIRSSVLSLTEDRRLQALLVAFSFGAFLEGAAGFGAPVAISAALLVGLGFNPLYAAGICLIANTAPVAFGAVGIPIIAMEGPTGIAAMEISKMVGRQLPFLSAFIPLYLILIMTGWKRSLEVLPAILVSGFSFAITQYLSSNFLGPELPDILSALVSLFALAIFLKFWKPKTIFRFASEETAAAVEPLYPEEAETKYTKWQIFHAWSPFLLLTLFITIWGMNPIKPALSGHYEGNNVLLGGINELGKLLTFQIEVPGLHNAIIGSDGLPIAAFYKIELLGAAGTAILLAAIVTKFIAHMTAKDVLGTFVEAMKELAKPILMISAVVAFAYVTNASGMSTTLGMTLAKSGDLFPFFAPVLGWLGVFITGSDTSANLLFGSLQKVTALKVGMEPVLALGANSSGGVTGKMISPQSIAIACAAVGLAGRESELLRFTLKHSLFLLLLVCVITFLQNGVLSWMIP from the coding sequence ATGACATGGACACAAAACTTTACGCCGATCACCGATAATTTAGTTTTATCATCTCTTGCCGCACTCATTCCAATTCTTTACTTTTTCTGGGCACTTACCATCAAACGTTTGAAAGGTTACATTGCAGGTATAACCACGTTGCTTGTAGCTCTTGCAGTGGCTGTATTGATATATGGAATGCCTGCAGGAAAAGCAGTGATGTCCGCTTCACAAGGAGCCGTATATGGGCTGCTCCCAATCGGATGGATAATCATCACTTCCGTATTTTTGTACAAAATGACTGTTAAAAGCGGACAATTCAATATCATTCGTTCTTCGGTGCTTTCGCTTACGGAAGACCGCCGCCTCCAGGCATTATTGGTGGCATTTTCTTTCGGGGCCTTTTTGGAAGGGGCCGCGGGATTTGGGGCACCGGTTGCCATTTCAGCCGCGCTTTTGGTCGGTCTTGGATTTAACCCGCTATATGCAGCCGGGATTTGTTTGATCGCGAATACCGCTCCGGTAGCATTCGGGGCGGTTGGAATACCGATCATCGCCATGGAAGGTCCCACTGGCATAGCCGCCATGGAGATTTCAAAAATGGTCGGCCGCCAATTGCCATTCCTTTCGGCTTTCATTCCGCTATATCTCATTTTAATAATGACTGGGTGGAAAAGGTCGCTTGAAGTTTTGCCGGCAATATTGGTTTCCGGATTTTCCTTTGCCATCACACAGTATTTAAGTTCAAATTTTCTTGGGCCGGAATTACCGGACATCCTTTCCGCGTTAGTGTCACTATTTGCATTGGCGATTTTCCTTAAATTCTGGAAACCTAAAACGATCTTTCGCTTTGCATCCGAGGAAACGGCAGCAGCTGTCGAACCTTTATATCCGGAAGAAGCGGAAACAAAATACACGAAATGGCAGATATTCCATGCTTGGTCACCATTCCTTCTGTTAACGCTTTTCATCACAATATGGGGGATGAACCCGATAAAGCCGGCGCTCTCCGGACATTATGAAGGCAACAATGTGTTGCTTGGCGGAATCAATGAACTCGGGAAACTATTAACCTTCCAAATCGAAGTCCCAGGTCTGCATAATGCGATAATCGGAAGCGATGGATTGCCGATTGCGGCCTTCTATAAAATAGAACTGCTCGGAGCGGCCGGGACTGCGATCTTACTGGCTGCCATCGTAACGAAGTTCATCGCACACATGACTGCAAAAGACGTTTTGGGCACCTTTGTTGAAGCGATGAAGGAGTTGGCAAAACCAATCTTGATGATTTCTGCCGTGGTGGCTTTTGCCTATGTAACGAATGCTTCAGGCATGTCGACAACATTAGGGATGACCCTTGCAAAATCTGGTGATTTATTTCCGTTCTTCGCACCGGTTCTCGGCTGGCTGGGTGTGTTCATTACCGGATCGGATACATCAGCCAACCTCTTATTTGGCAGTCTGCAAAAAGTGACCGCCCTTAAAGTGGGGATGGAGCCGGTCTTGGCACTTGGGGCGAACTCTTCCGGAGGGGTTACCGGAAAGATGATTTCCCCCCAATCGATAGCGATTGCATGTGCTGCCGTTGGATTGGCGGGCAGGGAATCGGAATTATTGAGATTCACACTCAAACATAGTTTATTTTTATTGCTGCTTGTTTGTGTAATTACCTTCTTGCAAAATGGCGTCCTTTCCTGGATGATTCCATAA
- a CDS encoding general stress protein, translated as MEKNVYGVFDSIPELLAAIQDLKAKGVSGTQMTVAANIKNDVQLGNEHTDILIIANQDKEDTLFLRIFHYFTDEGSGDLRSFFTKYGYSYDETKAMLEEVSAKKFILLLEEEVSIEELKACEAKSKK; from the coding sequence ATGGAAAAAAACGTATATGGTGTTTTTGACTCTATTCCGGAACTACTTGCTGCAATTCAAGACTTAAAAGCTAAAGGCGTATCTGGCACCCAAATGACAGTAGCAGCTAATATAAAAAATGATGTGCAGCTTGGAAATGAACATACGGATATCCTGATCATCGCCAATCAGGATAAGGAGGACACTCTTTTTCTAAGAATCTTCCACTACTTCACAGATGAAGGATCTGGAGATTTACGCAGCTTTTTCACGAAATACGGCTACTCTTATGATGAGACAAAAGCGATGCTTGAAGAAGTGAGTGCAAAAAAATTCATCTTGCTGCTTGAGGAAGAAGTCTCCATCGAAGAACTGAAGGCTTGCGAAGCGAAATCAAAAAAATAA
- a CDS encoding (Fe-S)-binding protein produces MTTVQEREAIAMQFADRMNEDELLNCMRCGFCLPHCPTYMESGLKESHSPRGRIALMKAVADGVIEPDEDVERSLSLCLGCRACEPVCPSGVKYGHLLEEARDIIHQNKNHSYPVKTIRKAVFSGLFPHQERMQAMTSLLGFYQRSGLQYMARKTGVLNMLPNNLATMEKVLPKVPKKSEMKNRPTGLPAIGTPLKKVAFFSGCLMDTMFLETNKATLKLLQLAGCEIVIPKSQACCGALHGHSGEKAGAKQLAKRNIEAFEAEEVDYIITNAGGCGAFLIDYDHLLQGEPEWHDRAIAFKNKLKDISQILVDLRFQEKVRLKLPAQSVTFQDSCHLRNVMNTSFAPRILLQSIEGIDFREMKDADRCCGSAGIYNIVESGMSMNILDSKMEHTKSTQADIVVTANPGCLLQMQLGIERENLGECTKAVHIADLLIKAVAL; encoded by the coding sequence ATGACGACAGTTCAGGAAAGGGAAGCCATTGCCATGCAATTCGCTGACAGGATGAATGAAGATGAATTGTTGAATTGTATGCGCTGCGGCTTTTGCTTACCCCACTGCCCGACATACATGGAATCGGGGCTGAAGGAATCCCATTCACCAAGGGGCCGGATTGCACTTATGAAAGCGGTGGCGGATGGTGTGATTGAGCCCGATGAGGATGTAGAACGTTCATTGAGTCTTTGCCTCGGCTGCAGGGCATGTGAACCGGTGTGTCCTTCAGGTGTGAAATATGGACATCTTCTTGAAGAAGCAAGAGATATCATCCATCAGAATAAAAACCACAGTTACCCTGTAAAAACGATCCGCAAGGCCGTTTTTAGTGGATTATTCCCGCACCAGGAGCGAATGCAGGCCATGACGAGTTTACTTGGCTTCTATCAGAGATCAGGTCTGCAATACATGGCCCGAAAAACGGGAGTCCTCAACATGCTTCCAAATAATTTGGCAACCATGGAAAAGGTACTGCCGAAAGTCCCGAAAAAATCGGAAATGAAAAATAGGCCAACCGGGCTGCCTGCAATCGGAACGCCGCTTAAAAAGGTGGCTTTCTTTTCCGGCTGCTTGATGGATACGATGTTTTTGGAAACGAACAAGGCCACACTAAAGCTTCTTCAACTGGCAGGATGTGAAATCGTGATTCCGAAATCCCAGGCATGTTGCGGGGCGCTTCATGGGCACAGTGGCGAAAAAGCAGGTGCAAAGCAACTGGCCAAGCGTAATATAGAAGCTTTTGAAGCGGAGGAAGTTGATTATATCATTACGAATGCCGGCGGTTGTGGAGCTTTTCTCATAGATTATGACCATTTGCTCCAAGGCGAACCGGAATGGCATGACCGTGCAATCGCATTTAAAAATAAGTTGAAAGATATAAGTCAGATTCTTGTTGATTTGCGTTTTCAGGAAAAAGTTCGTTTGAAACTGCCGGCTCAATCCGTAACTTTTCAGGATTCCTGTCACTTACGGAATGTGATGAACACCTCCTTTGCTCCGCGAATTCTCCTTCAATCGATAGAAGGGATCGATTTCAGGGAAATGAAGGATGCCGATCGATGCTGCGGATCCGCTGGGATATATAATATTGTTGAATCAGGGATGTCCATGAATATTCTCGACTCCAAAATGGAACACACGAAATCGACACAGGCCGATATTGTTGTCACGGCAAACCCTGGCTGTCTGTTGCAAATGCAATTGGGGATCGAGAGGGAAAACTTGGGGGAATGTACGAAAGCGGTGCATATAGCGGACCTGCTAATAAAGGCTGTGGCATTATAA
- the pheS gene encoding phenylalanine--tRNA ligase subunit alpha produces MQERLLELQEEALQKVAAASELKELNEVRVAYLGKKGPITEVLRGMGKLSAEERPKIGALANDVREAIATKIEEKQKALETAAVNAKLATETIDVTLPGRPVNKGNLHPLTRVVEEIEDLFIGMGYTVAEGPEVESDYYNFEALNLPKSHPARDMQDSFYITDEILMRTHTSPVQARTMEKHKGQGPVKIICPGKVYRRDNDDATHSHQFQQIEGLVIDENISMSDLKGTLDVFAKKVFGQDREIRLRPSFFPFTEPSVEVDISCKICGGNGCSVCKQTGWIEVLGGGIVHPNVLEMAGFDSKKYSGFAFGIGVERIAMLKYGVDDIRHFYTNDVRFLKQFNHHEA; encoded by the coding sequence ATGCAGGAACGTTTACTAGAACTGCAGGAAGAAGCGTTGCAAAAAGTTGCCGCCGCTTCCGAATTAAAAGAACTGAATGAAGTCCGAGTTGCTTATTTAGGAAAAAAAGGGCCAATCACTGAGGTATTGCGCGGCATGGGCAAATTATCTGCCGAAGAACGCCCGAAAATCGGGGCACTGGCCAATGATGTACGGGAAGCGATAGCAACAAAGATCGAGGAAAAACAAAAAGCACTTGAAACTGCGGCAGTCAATGCAAAGCTAGCAACTGAAACGATTGACGTCACACTTCCTGGACGTCCGGTTAACAAGGGGAATCTACACCCATTAACACGTGTCGTGGAAGAAATCGAAGACTTATTCATCGGTATGGGTTATACCGTTGCGGAAGGTCCTGAAGTTGAAAGCGACTACTACAACTTCGAGGCGCTTAACTTGCCAAAAAGCCATCCGGCACGTGATATGCAGGATTCCTTTTATATAACGGATGAAATCCTGATGCGTACGCACACCTCACCTGTTCAAGCCAGAACGATGGAAAAACATAAAGGTCAAGGTCCTGTTAAAATCATTTGCCCAGGAAAAGTATATCGCCGTGATAACGATGATGCGACACACTCCCATCAATTCCAGCAAATTGAGGGCTTGGTCATCGATGAGAACATCAGCATGAGCGACTTGAAAGGAACGCTGGACGTATTTGCGAAAAAAGTTTTCGGGCAAGACCGTGAAATCCGTCTTCGTCCAAGTTTCTTCCCATTTACGGAGCCTTCCGTCGAAGTGGACATTTCTTGTAAAATCTGTGGTGGTAATGGCTGCAGCGTATGTAAACAAACAGGCTGGATCGAAGTGCTTGGCGGCGGGATCGTTCATCCGAACGTCCTTGAAATGGCTGGCTTCGATTCCAAGAAATACTCTGGATTCGCATTTGGAATCGGCGTGGAACGGATTGCCATGTTGAAGTACGGTGTGGATGATATCCGTCATTTCTATACGAATGATGTTCGATTCTTAAAACAATTCAACCATCACGAAGCATAA
- the glcD gene encoding glycolate oxidase subunit GlcD yields the protein MLTKQVKQLLLTIVGQENYDDSKVECLVYSYDATPGFQAMPDAVIKPGCTAEVAAIVKVCNEYNVPIVPRGSGTNLSGGTCPTEGGLVLLFNRMNSLLEIDEENLTATVQPGLITLDLISAVEEKGLFYPPDPSSMKISTIGGNINENSGGLRGLKYGVTRDYVIGLEVVLPNGDIIRTGGKLAKDVAGYDLTKLFVGSEGTLGIVTEAILKLIPMPETTKTMLALYQDLDAAAQSVAKIISNKIIPVTLEFLDRPTLIVVEDFAKIGLPTNVEAVLLIEQDGPPEVVERDMKRMADICLEEKAVSVEIAETESDAAALKTARRTALSALARLKPTTILEDATVPRSEIAKMVKAINEIAVKHNVDICTFGHAGDGNLHPTCITDARDHEEMERVELAFADIFAAAIDLGGTITGEHGVGAMKAPYLEWKLKKEGIDAMRAIKQAFDPNNIMNPGKVFAKETRKRVVVSS from the coding sequence ATGTTAACAAAGCAGGTTAAGCAGCTACTTCTTACCATCGTCGGTCAGGAGAATTACGATGACTCGAAAGTGGAATGTCTAGTCTACTCATATGATGCAACGCCAGGGTTTCAAGCGATGCCGGATGCTGTCATTAAACCGGGCTGCACAGCTGAAGTCGCAGCCATCGTCAAAGTATGCAACGAATACAATGTTCCGATCGTTCCACGCGGGTCTGGGACGAATTTAAGCGGAGGCACTTGCCCGACTGAGGGGGGGCTTGTCCTTTTATTCAATCGAATGAATTCATTACTTGAAATAGATGAGGAGAACTTAACGGCGACCGTACAGCCTGGGCTTATCACATTGGACCTGATTTCAGCAGTAGAAGAAAAGGGATTGTTTTATCCGCCGGATCCCAGTTCGATGAAAATCTCCACTATTGGCGGAAACATCAATGAGAACTCTGGTGGACTGCGAGGTTTAAAGTATGGAGTAACCCGTGATTATGTAATTGGCCTTGAAGTGGTCCTTCCGAATGGGGACATCATTCGAACAGGGGGCAAGCTTGCCAAAGATGTAGCCGGATATGATTTAACAAAACTTTTTGTCGGTTCAGAAGGGACCTTGGGCATCGTTACCGAAGCGATCTTAAAGTTGATCCCAATGCCGGAAACGACAAAGACGATGCTTGCCTTATATCAAGATCTGGATGCGGCAGCCCAGTCAGTGGCCAAGATCATTTCTAATAAAATCATTCCAGTTACATTGGAGTTTCTGGATCGGCCGACGTTGATCGTGGTTGAGGACTTCGCGAAAATCGGTTTGCCCACCAATGTGGAAGCCGTCCTGCTGATTGAACAGGATGGTCCGCCTGAAGTGGTGGAACGTGATATGAAAAGGATGGCCGATATCTGTCTAGAGGAAAAGGCGGTTTCCGTGGAAATTGCCGAAACGGAATCTGACGCTGCTGCCTTGAAAACCGCAAGACGGACAGCCCTCTCTGCACTGGCACGCCTCAAGCCGACGACCATTTTGGAAGATGCCACCGTTCCACGCTCGGAAATTGCCAAAATGGTTAAAGCGATTAATGAGATCGCTGTCAAGCATAACGTGGACATTTGCACTTTCGGCCATGCTGGGGATGGGAACCTGCATCCAACGTGCATTACCGACGCTCGTGATCATGAGGAAATGGAGAGAGTGGAGCTCGCTTTTGCCGACATTTTTGCCGCGGCTATCGACCTTGGCGGGACGATTACCGGTGAACATGGTGTAGGGGCGATGAAGGCCCCTTATCTTGAATGGAAGCTGAAAAAAGAAGGGATTGATGCCATGAGAGCGATTAAACAAGCTTTCGATCCCAATAACATCATGAATCCCGGCAAGGTATTTGCCAAGGAAACCAGGAAAAGGGTGGTGGTTTCATCATGA
- a CDS encoding PucR family transcriptional regulator translates to MQLTAVAGKLVHEVRKLIDEEIIIIDHAGTIIASTDNSRIGSYHEGAIHAFNNREKLIINKQDERSWKGVKAGINLPIFFNREAVCVIGITGDPKHVSPYAELLKKMTEMFIQESYHIEQAESQSRLMEFFVFEWHQLQTFNELFLQKAKLLGVDVHADRIITLGEFKTEEIIEPHVWRALQIYIRQQHPDDIAVRWGRNQFVILSIADFIGSKIQQLKKLSNLQKKLEESSGYKVCAGVSSRASGSAFRSAFFKAERSLKIAFPSSGIIFDEDLKLEVLLDEVTAETRQEYLSRTIQELLPNEELLKTLSMYFACDLSLKETARALHIHINTLHYRLKRIEDLTRLNPRKLADLVTMYLALNVLDKHTN, encoded by the coding sequence ATGCAATTGACAGCTGTTGCAGGAAAATTGGTTCATGAGGTTCGGAAACTGATTGATGAGGAAATCATCATTATTGATCATGCTGGCACGATTATCGCCAGCACCGATAACAGCCGTATTGGATCTTATCATGAAGGAGCTATCCACGCTTTCAACAATCGTGAGAAATTGATCATCAATAAACAGGATGAACGAAGTTGGAAAGGAGTGAAGGCAGGTATAAATCTACCTATTTTCTTCAACCGGGAAGCAGTTTGTGTCATTGGAATTACGGGCGACCCCAAACATGTTTCCCCCTATGCGGAACTTTTAAAAAAGATGACGGAGATGTTCATTCAGGAAAGCTATCATATCGAACAAGCAGAATCCCAATCACGTCTGATGGAATTCTTTGTATTTGAATGGCACCAGCTGCAGACGTTCAATGAGCTTTTCCTTCAGAAGGCCAAGTTGCTTGGGGTCGATGTTCATGCAGACCGGATCATCACCCTTGGTGAATTTAAGACTGAGGAAATCATTGAGCCTCATGTGTGGAGAGCGCTTCAGATATACATAAGACAGCAGCATCCCGATGACATCGCAGTCCGATGGGGGAGGAACCAATTCGTCATTCTTTCTATAGCCGATTTCATCGGGTCAAAAATCCAGCAATTAAAGAAATTAAGTAATCTGCAAAAAAAGCTGGAAGAGAGTTCAGGTTATAAAGTGTGTGCAGGAGTTAGTTCGCGTGCATCGGGATCTGCGTTCAGGTCAGCGTTTTTTAAAGCGGAACGTTCTTTGAAAATCGCGTTTCCTTCATCGGGGATCATATTTGACGAGGACTTGAAGCTTGAGGTCCTGCTTGATGAAGTTACCGCTGAAACAAGGCAGGAATATTTATCCCGGACGATTCAGGAGCTGCTTCCTAATGAGGAGCTGCTTAAAACCCTTTCCATGTATTTTGCATGTGATCTATCTTTAAAGGAGACCGCTAGAGCCCTGCATATCCATATCAATACCCTCCATTACAGGCTGAAGCGAATAGAAGATTTGACCCGGCTGAATCCTAGGAAGCTAGCCGATTTAGTCACTATGTATCTAGCATTAAATGTATTGGATAAACATACAAATTAA
- a CDS encoding general stress protein, with amino-acid sequence MGKTLYGVFNTEREIIQAIQSLKEKGVHEGEITVMADKKEDLDFVNQKRDPDVDVVTNSNEDSFIDKMKHFFLNEGSEDIRNQLGELGLADSEATAYINEVEAGKFLILLDESETVSTRESLPANRSEDPDDPVENPLKTGVVNNPDPNLFPETTANAYQTGEVEAQPGRSEELHGNSVNIFENEELDTKRTEEREIWGNSTEKFKKKKPGDHEGTLASDPHADPFSADTDKARDTQGSLDRSVSPNASGQQEEGLQDEYIKNRINTDNL; translated from the coding sequence ATGGGCAAAACATTATATGGTGTTTTTAATACGGAAAGAGAAATAATCCAGGCTATTCAATCCCTCAAAGAAAAGGGGGTCCATGAAGGGGAAATAACGGTAATGGCTGATAAGAAAGAAGATTTGGATTTCGTCAATCAAAAGCGTGATCCGGATGTCGACGTCGTTACTAACTCTAACGAGGATTCCTTCATTGATAAGATGAAACACTTTTTCCTGAATGAGGGTTCTGAAGATATAAGGAACCAACTAGGTGAGTTAGGGCTTGCCGATAGTGAAGCCACCGCTTATATAAATGAAGTGGAGGCTGGAAAATTCCTGATTCTTTTAGATGAATCGGAAACCGTATCAACACGGGAGAGCTTACCTGCCAATCGCAGCGAGGATCCGGACGATCCAGTAGAGAATCCGCTTAAAACAGGGGTGGTGAACAATCCGGATCCGAACCTTTTTCCTGAAACAACAGCAAATGCCTATCAAACAGGGGAAGTGGAAGCACAGCCAGGAAGAAGCGAAGAACTTCATGGGAATTCTGTGAACATCTTTGAAAATGAAGAGCTGGATACAAAGCGAACTGAAGAAAGGGAAATCTGGGGGAACTCCACAGAAAAATTCAAGAAGAAAAAACCAGGGGACCATGAAGGAACACTTGCAAGCGACCCTCATGCAGACCCGTTTTCTGCCGATACTGACAAAGCCCGGGATACTCAAGGCTCACTGGATCGGAGTGTGAGCCCGAATGCCAGCGGACAGCAAGAGGAAGGCTTGCAGGATGAATACATCAAAAATCGAATCAATACCGACAATCTGTAA
- a CDS encoding YsnF/AvaK domain-containing protein: protein MNKTVYGVYESNAEVIQAINALKAKGFEGDDITVVADKEETLDFTNTQRETDVHTMTNVPNDESFMDKVARFFMPDDTADLSTRLANAGLSNSEAAEHVFDVENGKVLVLVEEGEGHLGTARDKFTTGNMDAAATRLDTNSTNHLYNGTEKTDALNKEDVYGVNGQGRELPEDERTLKLREEQLNIDKERVQTGEVVINKEVNEQHKTINVPVEHEEVTVEHRSVSGRESDLEAGSIEDGETLRIPVVEEKLEVSKKPVVTDEIVIKKHAVQETEQVQDTLKKEDIHLDSTDESIVNEKKAAERRTDRF from the coding sequence ATGAATAAAACAGTATATGGAGTATATGAATCAAATGCAGAAGTGATCCAGGCAATAAATGCACTTAAGGCAAAGGGGTTTGAAGGGGACGATATCACGGTCGTCGCAGACAAGGAAGAAACATTGGATTTCACGAATACCCAACGTGAAACGGATGTTCATACAATGACGAATGTTCCTAATGACGAATCTTTTATGGACAAGGTGGCACGTTTCTTCATGCCGGATGATACGGCAGACCTTTCAACAAGATTGGCGAATGCAGGCCTTTCGAACAGTGAAGCGGCTGAACATGTCTTTGATGTAGAAAATGGAAAAGTCCTGGTTCTGGTAGAAGAAGGTGAAGGCCATCTTGGTACGGCAAGAGATAAATTCACGACCGGGAATATGGATGCTGCCGCTACACGGCTTGATACAAATTCCACTAACCATCTATATAATGGCACTGAAAAAACCGATGCATTAAATAAGGAAGATGTTTATGGAGTCAACGGACAAGGCCGTGAATTGCCAGAAGATGAAAGGACGCTTAAACTTCGTGAAGAACAGTTGAACATTGACAAAGAAAGAGTTCAGACAGGAGAAGTCGTCATTAACAAAGAAGTCAATGAACAGCATAAAACGATTAATGTCCCTGTTGAACACGAAGAAGTGACAGTCGAGCATAGATCAGTTTCCGGACGTGAATCGGATCTGGAGGCTGGAAGCATTGAAGATGGGGAAACATTACGGATCCCCGTAGTTGAAGAAAAATTGGAAGTTTCAAAAAAACCGGTCGTCACAGACGAAATTGTCATCAAGAAGCATGCTGTACAAGAAACGGAACAAGTTCAGGATACTCTTAAAAAGGAAGATATCCACCTTGATAGTACAGATGAATCGATCGTAAATGAGAAAAAGGCAGCTGAACGTAGAACTGACCGCTTCTAA
- a CDS encoding TrmH family RNA methyltransferase has translation MKYIESVKNPQVKQWKKLLTKKERDKTGKYLVEGFHLVEEALKEEIVLEVIINEETEMPAHFKVEGTELIYVKHDIMKAICDTEAPQGIAAVCEQKSTSMASINPDKLLLIDAVQDPGNIGTMIRTADAAGIDAVILGEGCADLYNPKVVRSTQGSLFHMPVIKGNLFEIIDELKESGTPVYGTALEGASPFEEVEKSSRFALLVGNEGQGVSKELLDKTTKNLYIPIYGKSESLNVGIAAGILMYYLRKSI, from the coding sequence TTGAAATATATCGAATCCGTAAAAAACCCGCAAGTTAAGCAATGGAAAAAACTTTTGACGAAAAAAGAACGAGATAAAACCGGTAAATATTTAGTCGAGGGTTTTCACCTAGTTGAAGAAGCCTTAAAAGAAGAAATCGTCTTGGAAGTGATCATCAATGAAGAAACTGAAATGCCTGCCCATTTTAAGGTGGAAGGCACAGAGCTCATTTATGTGAAACATGATATTATGAAGGCGATTTGTGATACCGAAGCCCCGCAGGGAATTGCTGCGGTTTGCGAACAGAAATCAACGAGCATGGCGTCCATCAATCCGGATAAACTATTGTTGATCGATGCCGTACAAGATCCGGGGAATATTGGAACGATGATCAGGACAGCGGATGCAGCTGGAATCGATGCGGTCATACTCGGTGAAGGGTGTGCTGACTTGTATAATCCCAAAGTGGTCCGTTCGACGCAAGGGAGCCTCTTTCATATGCCAGTCATTAAAGGGAACCTTTTCGAAATCATCGATGAGCTGAAGGAAAGCGGCACACCGGTATATGGCACGGCATTAGAAGGCGCATCGCCATTTGAAGAAGTGGAAAAGTCTTCCCGGTTTGCCCTGCTGGTCGGTAATGAAGGCCAAGGAGTATCGAAGGAATTACTGGATAAAACGACTAAAAACCTTTATATTCCCATCTACGGAAAAAGCGAATCATTGAATGTAGGGATCGCTGCCGGGATATTAATGTACTATTTACGAAAATCGATTTGA
- a CDS encoding FadR/GntR family transcriptional regulator — protein sequence MVYKKIKPKKIYEEVSDELYEMIRSGSLKPGEQLDSIQQLAENFQVGRPAIREALSALSSMGLIEIKQGEGTFVKTFDPTIMNHPLSAALLMDQDNIKHLLEVRKILESGTAEVAAKKRTEENLIELKERLFDMEKVSDDEELSDKADIAFHVAVANASQNELLITLMNHVSELMTEKMRDIRRIALYSEEMSLKKLYQQHVRIHDAIVAQDEDGARSAMLFHLQSVEEALDRVIQKNQQKHS from the coding sequence TTGGTATATAAAAAAATAAAGCCGAAAAAAATTTATGAAGAAGTCAGCGATGAACTTTATGAAATGATTCGGTCAGGCAGCCTGAAACCAGGTGAACAATTGGATTCCATTCAGCAGCTTGCGGAAAATTTCCAAGTCGGGCGCCCGGCCATCCGCGAAGCATTAAGTGCATTGAGTTCAATGGGTCTTATTGAAATAAAACAAGGTGAAGGAACATTCGTCAAAACCTTCGACCCCACCATCATGAACCACCCTTTATCTGCCGCCCTTTTGATGGATCAAGACAATATCAAGCATTTACTGGAAGTCCGGAAAATACTTGAGTCCGGTACGGCAGAAGTGGCAGCGAAGAAGAGAACAGAAGAAAACCTTATCGAACTCAAGGAAAGGCTTTTTGATATGGAAAAGGTGTCAGATGATGAAGAACTAAGTGATAAAGCCGATATCGCCTTCCATGTTGCAGTGGCAAACGCATCACAAAATGAGCTGCTGATCACATTGATGAACCACGTTTCAGAATTAATGACGGAAAAGATGCGGGATATCCGTCGGATTGCGCTTTATTCCGAAGAGATGTCACTTAAGAAGCTATACCAGCAGCATGTCAGGATTCATGATGCAATCGTGGCACAGGATGAAGACGGAGCCCGCAGTGCCATGCTGTTTCACCTTCAAAGCGTCGAGGAAGCACTGGATCGGGTCATCCAAAAAAATCAGCAAAAACACAGTTGA